GTCGACGCGCATCAGGGCGAGCGCCGCCGCGCCGTCCGATATCGCGCTGGCGTTGGCGGCGGTGATCGTGCCGTCCTCCCTGAAGGCGGGTTTCAGGCGGGCGATATCCTGCGCCTTGGCGTTGCCGGGCAGCTCGTCGCTGGCGATGGCGCGCGCGTTGGCGCCTTTTCCCAGCGTTATGGGCGCGATCTCCTGCGCAAAAGAGTCGTCGCTCGTCGCGCGTTGGGCGCGCGCTAGCGACGTCGACGCATATTGGTCCTGCATCTCGCGGGTAAATTGATACTCCGTCGCGCAATCCTCCGCGAAGGAGCCCATCAGCCGACCCTTTTCGTAGGCGTCCTCCAGCCCATCCAGAAACATGTGATCGAGGACCTTGCGGTGTCCCATTCGATAACCGGTGCGCGCGCGATCGAGCAGATAAGGCGCGTTGCTCATGCTCTCCATGCCGCCGGCGACCGCGATCCGCGCGCCTCCAACAGCGAGCTGGTCGCTCGCGAGCATCACCGCCTTCATTCCAGAGCCGCACATTTTGTTGATGGTGACGGCGCCCGTCGTCTCCGGCAACCCGGCGCCGAGCGCCGCCTGCCGCGCCGGGGCCTGGCCAATGCCTGCCGAAAGCACGCAGCCCATGACGACTTCATCGATGTCGTTCGGCGCCAGGCCGGCGCGGGTCACGGCCGCCTCGATGGCGTACGCGCCGAGCTGCGGCGCGGAGACGTCCTTCAATTCTCCCAGAAACGCGCCGATCGGGGTGCGCGCGGCGCCTACGATGGCGACCGGTGCGGCAGCGCTCATGACAATCTCCTCATCGGCTGGCGAGCTAACCCCTCCAAGCGGAATATGGGGTTGAATCCCAACTTTTGAACGCCGGCAGCGGCGTGTCGTCCCCGGCGAGAATGTCTTCGACGGTTTCGTCGCTCACCGCGTCGAGCCGGTCCGGGGACCATTTCGGGCGCCGGTCCTTGTCGATGATCGCGGCGCGGATGCCTTCATAAAGATCGTGGGTCGCCAGCATGCGGCACGCCGCCTCGAATTCATTCGTCAGACACGTCTCGACGTCAGGCGCTCCCGCGGCGCGCAGCAGCAATGCGCGCGTCACTTTCAACGCCGTCGGCGACTTCGCGCTGATGTCCTCCGCCGCGCGCAAAGAGAATTCAGACCCTTCGCGCTCGAAGGCGGCGATAATGTCGTCCACTTGATCATGCGCCGTCGCTGCAGCGAGCAACGGCCTGTGCAGCGAGAGCCGGCCGTTCCCTGGGTGGCGGGCGAGGCGCCGCAACGCAACATCGACGTCTTCGGCGGCTCCTATCGTCGCCAGCGCGTCGATCAGCGGCGAAATGTCCTCTGCATGAATTAGAACATCCGCAAGACCGGCCTCGATCGCGTCCGCCGCCGCCACCGACGTCGCCGAAAGCGCCAGATAGGCGCCGATTTCGCGCGCTCTCGAAAGAAGCCAGGTCGCGCCCACATCAGGAAAGAATCCGATGCCAACCTCCGGCATCGCGACGCGGCTTCGCTCCGTGACCACTCGCCGGTTGCCATGCGCAGATATGCCCACGCCGCCGCCCATCACGACGCCATCCATGATCACGACATAGGGCTTGGGAAAGGAGGCGATGCGGGCGTTCAGCTCATATTCCTCGCGCCAAAAATCGGCGAACAGCCGCTTTTGTGCGGGCTCCAGCTCGTAGAGAATCCTCACGTCGCCGCCGGCGCACAGACCGCGATCGCCGGCGCCCGTGACGAGCACGGCGCAAATGCTCGCGTCGCCCCCGAAGTCGTCAAGCGCGCGCCGGAACTCTCGCACCATCGGCAGCGTCAGCGTGTTGAGCGCCTGTGGCCTGTTGAGGAGGATGCGTCCGAGACGGCCCTCTCGCGAAGCGATGAGATCCATATGCTTACTTCAGTAGCGAGCGTGCGATGATGACGCGCATGATTTCATTCGTTCCCTCCAGAATCTGATGGACGCGAAGGTCGCGAACAATCTTCTCGACGCCATATTCGCTAAGATATCCGTAGCCGCCATGCAATTGCAGCGCCTCATTGGCGACTGTGAAGCCGGCGTCGGTCACGACGCGCTTGGCCATGGCGCATAGCGTCGTGGCGTCTGGCGCCTTGACGTCAAGCGCCGCCGCCGCGCGCCAAAGGAATGTGCGCGAGACTTCAAGCTGCGTCGCCATATCCGCGAGCCGGAACTGCAGCGCCTGAAATTCGTCGAGGGCGCGCCCGAACGCCTTGCGGCTCGCCATGTAGCGCAGACTATGGTCGAAGGCCGATTGGGCGCCGCCAAGCGAACAGGCGGCGATGTTGAGCCGCCCGCCGTCGAGCGCGGCCATGGCGATCTTGAATCCGTCGCCCTCGCGTCCGATGAGATTATCGGCCGGCACGCGGCAGTCGTCGAAGATGACGGCCCGCGTCGGCTGGGCGTTCCATCCCATTTTTCGCTCGAGCGCGCCGAAACTTAGGCCTGGCGCGCCGCCCTCGACGACGAAGGCCGAAATGCCTTGCGGCCCCGACTCGCCGGTACGCGCCATGACCACATAGAGATGGTCGGCGCCGCCCGCGCCGGCGCCCGAGATAAACTGTTTCGCGCCATTCAAGACGTAGTGATCGCCGCTGCGCCGCGCCTGCGTGCGTAGCGCCGCAGCATCCGAACCGCTGCCCGATTCCGTCAGGCAGTAGCTCGAGAGAACCTCCATCGTCGCGAGCCCTGGCAGCCATGCGTTGATCTGGCGTTCGGTTCCGAAAGCGTCGATCAGGGCCGCGCACATATTGTGAATCGAGAGATAGGCGGCGATCGTGGGGCAACCCATTGCGAGCGCCTCGAAGATCAGCACGCCGTCAAAGCGCGTCAGCCCGGCGCCGCCGGACGCCTCTCGCACAAAGATCGCCGCCATGCCGAGCGCCGCGGCCTCACGCAGCGTGTCTGTCGGAAAGACATGCTCGCGGTCCCAATCGAGAGCAAAGGGCGCAAGGCGATCGCGTCCGAAGTCCCGCGCCAATTCACGAATGGCTTGCTGCTCGGCGCTCAATTCGAAATAGGACGACATTCGGCCATTCACCGCAATTGTTGACGTTAATCTGTCGCGTCGAAGCTTTTTGGCAAGTCAGCGTCGCAAGGGGCTTCGGTCGGATCGCCGCATCTGGCGGCATAGGCTTGCGCCACGCGACTCGCCGGCGCGCGCTTCAACTCGCGGCAGGCGAAAGCTCCGGCCTCCAAGAGTCGATCGAGCGACACGCCGGTTTCGACGTCCATTCGCTCAAGCATATAGACGACGTCCTCGGTCGCGACATTTCCGGCGGCGCCGGGCGCGAAAGGACACCCGCCAAGGCCGGCCAGCGAACTGTCGACAACGCTGACGCCGACTTCGAGGCACGCGAAAATATTGGCGAGCGCCTGTCCGTAGGTGTCGTGAAAATGCACCGCGATTTTGTCGAGCGGCGCGACGCGCGCCACTCTTTCGACCATTCGGCGGGCGGGCAGCGGCGCGCCGACGCCGATCGTATCGCCGAGCGAGACCTCGAAGCAGCCCATGTCGAGGAGCGCGCCGGCTACCGACGCAACTCGGCCGCTATCGACATCTCCTTCGTAAGGACAGCCTAAGACGCAGGAAATATAGCCGCGGGCCATGACGCCGTATCGCCGGGCTTCCGCGACGACTTTGGCGTATCGCGTGAGACTTTCCTCGATCGAGCAATTGATATTGCGCTTTGAAAACGTCTCCGACGCCGCAGCGAACACGGCGATCTCGTCCGCCCCGGCGGAAAGCGCCGCCGCGAGTCCGCGCAGGTTTGGAACCAGCACGCTCAGCCGCACATTTTGCCTTGGCGCAAGCGCAAGAGTTTCATCCGTATGCGCCATCTGCGGCACGGCCGTAGGGGAGACGAAACTTCCGGCTTCGATGCGCGAAAGCCCCGCGGCCGCAAGACGGCGGATGAGTTCGGCCCGGATCTGCGGCGACAGCATCACCTTCTCATTCTGCAGGCCGTCGCGTGGGCCGACCTCCACGATGTTGACATGTGCCGGAACGCTCACTCCTCGTCCTTTCGCAGGATCGTGACGAGTTCGGCGCCTTCGATCGCCATGTCGCCCGCTTCGCACGCCACGCTTTTGACGACGCCATCGTGCGGCGCGGCCATCGCGATCTCCATTTTCATCGCCTCCAGAACGACGAGAGTCTCGCCTTTGCTGACGGCGTCGCCCGATTTCACCGCAACTCGCGTGACGGTCGCCGGCATCGGGGCCAGCACGCGTTCGTCAGATGGTCCTTCGCTTTGCGAGGAGGTTGCCGCTTTCGCCCAGTGGATCACATAGTTCTTCCCGCGCAGAATGACGACAAGGCCATTATCCAACGCGACTGTTGAGACTTCGTGCTTCACTCCATCCACAAGCAACGAGAGGCGACCTGCGACAGTTTGAACGCCAACTTCCGTGACCGCGTCGCCAAAGTTCAGCAGGAAGCCGCCGTCCTGCGGACGCATGATTTGTGCAACAAGCGTCCGGCCCGCCTGCGTCACCCTGAGCTCATGATCGGCGCACTCATAGAGCCGCCACGCGTCCGTTCCGGCCCAGGGCGACCAATCGTCGCCCAGCGATCTACTCGCTTCAAGCGCGGAGCGCCGAGAGTCGGCCAGCAAAACCGCTGCCGCCGCCGCAAGAAGGACGCGGTCCGAATCCGTGCTCGGAGCCGCGGCGCACGTCAGCATAGCGATATTGCTCCCGACATATTCCGTGTCGTAATCGCCGGCCGCCATCCCGTCGCTCTTCGAGATCGCCCGCAGCAGATCGAGATTTGTGGCGACGCCAACGATTTCGACCTCTTCTAGCCCCGCCTGCAGGCGACGCAACGCCTGCTCGCGATTTTCGCCGAAGACGATGAGTTTCGCCAACAGCGAATCATAATAGGGCGTGACGCGATCCCCGGCGCGCACGCCTGAGTCGATGCGCAAGAAAGGCGCTTGCCGCGGCGCGCGGAAGTGGGCGATTTCCCCAACCGAAGGCATGAACCCGCGCGCGGGATCTTCCGCGCAGATCCGCGCTTCAATTGCGCAGCCGCTCATCCTCAGCTCGCTCTGCGTCAAGGGAAGCGGCGCGCCACAGGCGACGCGCAACTGCCATTCGACGAGATCCTGCTTCGAGACCATCTCGGTGACAGGATGTTCGACCTGAAGCCGCGTGTTCATCTCGAGAAAATAGAAGTGGTCTTCTCCGACGAGAAATTCGACCGTGCCTGCGCCGGTGTAGCCAGCGGCTCGGGAGGCGCGGATCGCCGCGTCGCTCATCTGCGCGCGTAACGAGGGCGTCAGACCGGGCGCGGGCGTCTCTTCAATAATTTTTTGATGGCGGCGCTGCATCGAACAGTCGCGCTCAAGGAAAGAAACGACGTTGCCGTGAGAGTCCGCGAAAATCTGGATTTCGACGTGCTTATAGCCGGAGAAATATTTCTCGATGAACAGCGTGTCATCCCCGAAGGCGGCGCCCGCTTCGCGCCGCGCGCTTTCGATCGCGGCGGACAACTCCTCAGGCGCGCGCACGATGCGCATGCCCCTTCCGCCGCCGCCGGCGGACGCCTTCACGAGCAATGGAAGACCGATGGCGCGCGCCGCTTCGAACAATTCAGCGTCGTCGCCGCCTGATGCCCCCGGCGCCACAGGCACCCCTGCACGCATCATCGCAGCCTTGGCCTCGCTCTTGGAGCCAAGTAGCCGCATGGCGTGGGGCGGAGGCCCGACGAAGATCAGACCGTTCGCCGAACAGGCTTCGGCGAAGTCCGCATTCTCGGCCAGGAATCCGTAGCCCGGATGTATGGCGTCCGCCCCGCTACGTCGGGCGACCTCGATGATCTTCCCGATCGACAGATAGCTGTCGCGCGCCGGCGCGGGTCCGAGAAGATAGGCTTCATCGGCAAGTTCGACATGCAGCGCATGCGCATCAGCTTCGGAGTAGACGGCGACCGATGTGACGCCCAATCTTTTCGCCGTGCGCATTATTCGGCAAGCGATCTCGCCGCGGTTCGCGATGAGGAGCTTGCGCATCATCTCAATCGGCCGCGATCCAGTGTGGCGCTCGTTTTTCAAGAAAGGCGGAGAGACCTTCCTGCGCCTCCGCGCTGGATCTTCTTGCGGCGAGACGATGCGCAGCTTCGCGCAAGAGTTCCGCATCGACGCCGTGGCCGTCGCATTCCGCGAAGAAGGTCTTTACGTCCGCCTGCGCGCCAGGCGCGCCGCGCAGCAAGTCCGCAACGATGGCCGCATGCGCCAAATTAACCTCCAACCTTGGCGCCACACGATGGACAAGACCCAACATCTGCGCCTCGGCGGCGGAAAAGCGCTCCGCCGTCAAAGCATATCTGCGCAGCTGCCGCAGGCCTATGGCCCGGATGAGAAAGGGCGCGACTATGGCCGGGAGCAATCCCAGCCGCACCTCATTGAGCGAGAATGACGCGTCGGCGGCGGCCACAACGATGTCGCAACACGCGAGCAGACCGACGCCTCCGCCAACAACGACGCCCTTGGCCAAGGCGATCGTCGGCTTTGACACCGTGTCCAGAGCGCGCAGCATTCGGGCGAGCGCCAAAGCGTCCTGTTCATTGGCGGTCGATGAACGCTGCGTGACGCGAATCATCGAGCCGATGTCGCCGCCGGCGCAAAAATAGTCTCCCGCGCCCTCAAGCGTAATGATGCGGACGTCGGCGCGCGCATCCAATTCTTCGAGCGCATCCTTTAGAAGGCCAATAAGCTCATAGTCGAGCGCATTGCGCTTGTCTGGACGGTTCAGCGTCAAAGTCGCGACGCCGTTCGCGTCAATCGATTGCAGCAAAGTCGTCATAGAACGTGACTCACATGCGAAATAAGCCAAAGCGCGTTTCTTCGACCGGCGCCCTTAGCGCGAAGGATAGCGCCAAAGCGACAATCCGTCTCGTATCGAGCGGGTCGATGACGCCGTCGTCCCAGAGCCGGGCGCTGGAATAGAGCGGCAGGCTTTGGCGCTCATATTGCTGACGAATCGGGCGCGCGAAGTCCTCTTCCTCTTCTTCCGAGAAAGCCTTCTGCCGTTTCTCCATGGCCTCGCGCTTGACGCGCGTCAGCACGCTCGCGGCCTGTTCCCCGCCCATGACGCCGATGCGCGCGCCCGGCCACATCCATAAAAATCGCGGCGAGTAGGCGCGCCCGCACATGGCGTAATTGCCGGCGCCAAAACTGCCGCCGACGATAATCGAGAGTTTCGGCACCGCGGCCGTCGCCACCGCCGTCACCATCTTCGCCCCTTCCTTGGCGACGCCGGCGCTTTCATACTTCGCCCCGACCATGAAGCCGGTCGTATTGTGCAAAAACAGCAGCGGTATTTTTCGTCGCGCGCAAAGCTCGATGAAATGCGCGCCCTTTTGCGCGCTCTCGGGAAACAAGACGCCGTTATTGGCCACGATCCCGACGGGATAGCCATGGATGTGCGCGAAACCTGTCACCAGCGTGGGGCCATACAGCTTACGGAACTCCTCGAATTCGCTCGCGTCGACAAGGCGCGCGATCACCTCGCGTATGTCGAACTGCTTTCGCGGGTCCTGCGGCAACAGACCGTAAATCTCGGCGGGATCGTAGCAGGGCTCCGCAGGCTTTCTCACCGGAACGGTGATGGCGCCGGAAGGCCCGAGATTGCCGACGATCTGACGCGCGATCTGCAGGGCATGGGCGTCATTCTCGGCGCAATGATCGGCAACGCCAGAACGGCGGCAGTGAACGTCGGCGCCGCCAAGCTCCTCGGCTGTTACGACTTCGCCCGTCGCCGCTTTGACGAGCGGCGGACCCGCAAGAAATATCGCGCCTTCGTTGCGCACGATAATCGTTTCATCGCTCATCGCCGGAACATAAGCGCCTCCGGCGGTGCACGAACCCATGACGACGGCGATCTGCGCAATGCCGTGCGACGACATCGTGGCCTGATTATAAAAAATTCGGCCGAAATGATCGCGGTCGGGAAAAACATCCTCCTGGCTCGTCAGATTGGCGCCGCCTGAGTCGACGAGATAGAGACAGGGCAGATTGTTCTGCGCGGCGATCTCTTGCGCGCGAAGATGCTTCTTTACAGTTAAGGGGAAGTAGACCCCGCCTTTAACCGTCGCGTCATTGGCCACGATCATGCATTCGCGGCCGCGCACCCGCCCGACGCCAGCGACGACTCCCGCCGCGGCGACACGCCCGTCATACATGCCGTGGGCCGCAAATGGCGCAATTTCGAGAAAGGGCGAAAAGGGATCGATAAGCGCGTCAATGCGCTGACGCGCGAGCATTTTGCCGCGGGCGAGATGCCGCTTACACGCCTGCTCGCCGCCACCCGCTCGAATATCCGCCGCAATCCGCCTCAACTCGGCGACGCGATCGGTCATCCCTTGATGATTGTTGGCGAAATCGGCGTCTTTCGGATGAACAAGGCTATCGAGGCGTGGCATATCCTAAATCCAAAATCAGGCTGTCTCCTGAAAGAGTTCGCGCCCGATCAGCATGCGGCGAATTTCGCTTGTTCCCGCGCCGATCTCGTAAAGCTTGGCGTCGCGCAACAATCTGCCAGTCGGATATTCGTTCATATAACCGTTGCCGCCGAGGCACTGAATGGATTCAAGCGCCATCCATGTCGCGCGTTCAGCGGCGAAAAGTATCGCGCTCGCCGCATCCTTTCTCGTCACGCGGCCGCGATCGCTCGCCTTCGCGACCGCATAGACATAGGCGCGCGTCGCCATGACAGCCGTGTACATATCTGCGAGCTTGCCCTGCATGAGTTCGAACTCGCCGATCGGCTGCCCAAATTGCTTGCGCTCATGCACATAGGGAAGCACGACATCCATGCAGGCCTGCATGATTCCAAGCGGACCGCCGGCGAGCACAGCGCGCTCGTAATCCAGGCCGCTCATCAGCACATTGACTCCGCGCTCGGGGAGGCCGAGCACGTTTTCTTCGGGAACCTCGCAGTCTTCGAATACGAGTTCGCATGTATTGGAGCCGCGCATGCCGAGCTTGTCGAGCTTCGCGCTTGATGAAAATCCGCGAAAGACGCGCTCGACAATGAAGGCCGTTATGCCATGCGAACCGGCGCCCGGATCGGTTTTGGCGTAGACGATCACGACATCGGCGTCGGGACCGTTCGTCACCCACATCTTGCTTCCGTTCAGGACATAACGATCGCCGCGCTTCACCGCGCTAAGCTTCATGTCCGTGACGTCTGATCCGGCGCCAGGCTCCGACATCGCGAGCGCCCCGACGTGTTGTCCCGAGACGAGGTTCGGCAGGTATCGCCGCTTCTGTTCGTCCGAGCCGTTACGATGGATCTGGTTGACGCAGAGATTGGAGTGCGCGCCATAGGACAGTCCGACAGACGCCGAGGCGCGGCTGATTTCCTCCATCGCCAGCACATGTTCCAGATAGCCCATGCCGGCCCCGCCATATTGCTCATGCACGGTCAGGCCGAGCGCGCCGAGCGCGCCGAGCTTGGGCCAAAGATCCGGCGGAAAAGCGTTTTGCGCATCGATCTGCTGCGCCCGCGGGGCGATTTCCGCCGTCGCGAAGGCCTCGGTTGCGCTGCGCACGCGGTCGGCCACGTCGCCGAGATCGAAGTCGAAAGTAGGCGTCCAATGGCGCATGCGCATCCTCCGACGGCGCACCAAGATAGAGCCTATATTTCTCGAATCAGCGAAGTTTCAAGTTGGCGCGCGCTTGCGCGGCCCTGTTTGGCGCTGCGCTGCCTACCGGACGACGCCCGGCTGGGCGTCGAGCACCTGCTGGTCGACGACCGGGGCGAACCGGCTAAAATTCGCCTCGAACATTCCGATCAGCCTTTTCGCCATTTGGTCAAAATCTTCGCGCGACGACCACGTCTGGACCGGATCTAGCATCTTGGAGTCGACGCCGAGCGCAGACGTCGGCACGGATAGTCCAAAGGAGGGATCCGTCCGGAAGTCGGCTTGCGCGAGGGACCCGTCGAGAGCGCCCTGAAGCAAAGCGCGCGTCGCCGCGATCGGCATTCGACGTCCGATCCCATAGGGGCCGCCCGACCAACCGGTGTTCACCAGCCAGCAGTTCGCTTCGCTGGAACAGATGAACTCGCGCAGCAAATCGGCGTATTCCGTCGGCCGGCGCGGCATGAAGGGCGCGCCAAAGCAGGCGGAGAACGTCGCCTGGGGCTCTTTGACGCCGCGCTCGGTCCCTGCGACCTTTGCGGTGTAGCCGGACAGAAAATGATACATCGCCTGCGCGGGCGTAAGACGGGCGATCGGCGGCAGCACGCCAAAGGCGTCACACGTCAGCATCACGACGTTCCTGGGATGACTCGCCCGACGCGTCGTCGAAGCATTGGAGATGAAGTCGAGCGGATAGGCGATCCGCGTGTTTTCGGTTTTCGAATCGTCGTCGAAGTCGAACCGCCCCGCGCGGGGATCGTACGACACATTCTCAAGGATTGCGCCCCGACGGTGAGACGCGGCGTAGATGTCCGGCTCCGAGTGCTGCGCAAGCCGGATCGCCTTAGCGTAGCAGCCGCCTTCAAAGTTGAAGAGACCGCTCTCGTCCCACCCATGCTCGTCGTCGCCAATCAGGCTGCGCGCCGGATCGGCGGAAAGCGTCGTCTTACCTGTCCCAGAAAGTCCGAAGAACACCGCCGATCCACCCTCGCCGTCATTGACGGCGCAATGCATCGGCAACACGCCTTTCGCGGGCAGAATAAAGTTGAGATAGGTGAAGATCGATTTCTTGATTTCTCCCGCATATTGTGTGCCGCCGATCAGCACGACGCCTCTCGAGAAATCGATGGCGATCACTGTGGTGGAGCGACACCCGTGCCGCAATGGGTCGGCCCGGAAGGAGGGCAGATCCAGAACTGTCAACTGCGGCTCGAAACCACTCGTGCTCTCAACCGGAGTGAAAAGATGCCGCGCAAAGAGCGAATGCCAAGCATATTCGGTCAAAACACGAATATTTAGCTGGTGCGCTGGCGCGGCGCAGGCATGGAGATCCTGAGCGAAGAGCCTCATACGACGCGCGTGCGTCAGCATGTCTTGATGCAGTCGGCCAAATTGCTCTGGCGTCATCGAAAGATTGTTGTCCCACCAGATCGTCGGTTCGGTCAGCGCGTTGCAGACGATGAATTTGTCGTTCGGCGATCGCCCCGTGTGGGCGCCGGTTTCCACGACGAGGCCGCCTGTCGCGGATGCGATTCCCTCCCCGCGTCGGATCGCTTCGGCGTAGAGTTCGCTCGTCTTGCAATTCCGACGCGCCTTTGTGAAGAGGTCTGTGTCGTCAACCGCCCACCCCCCGACGTCATCCGCTCGCCACATCGCCGTGTTCGTCATCCCGAGATCTTCCTCACCAACTCGCTAACATACGGCGCGAACTGCGTTTGACGCGCCAGCTAAGCGCAAGCACTTTCAGGAAATAAAGCATAGATCATTCAAATCAAGCCGCCGTCGACGTTCCGCTGAACGGCGCTCGATCAGCGACGGCCAAGGCCCGACTACGAGGCCTGCCGAACACGTGGGCTCCACAGGAGCTGCGATGTCCTGGCCTTTCCCCGATTGGAACAACGACGATGTCAGCGGGTTAAGGCGAGGCTCGAACTATTTCGAGGATGGAGGCAAGAATGGCGACGCCAGAACTGGAGCGCATCCGACAATCGGATCGCCCGATCAGCGAGACTGCTGCGATCATGGGCGACAAAGCAATGGCGGCGGCCGACAGAGTCGGGCAACGCATCAATCAGACAATGGAGCAAGCCGGATCGGCGATGTCCACGGTGCAGGAGAAGGGCAGCGAAGCCGCCGGACGCGCCGGCGATGTGATCGGCAACTTCCGGCAGGCCATCGAGAAGTCGGCGCGCAGTCAGCCAACGACGACTGTGCTCATGGCGGTGGCAGCGGGATTTATGCTGGGCGCGATGTGGAATTCGGGCAGCAGCAATCCGCGCGACTAACCTTGGCGGATGAATGATGGCCGGCGCATGAGCGTCGGCCATATTCAGTTTCGGTCCAGCGCGCTCGGGTCTCGCGCGCGCTCAGAGGGTAAGGCGCTGGGCCAGTCGTCGGCTTGAAGCGCCGGAAGCGCGTCGAGTTCCTTCCTAGATATTTTACTGTGCGCAAAATCGGCTGTGAACTCTATGTTCGCCGGATCGACGGCGCGGAGCGTCTCGCCAACGCCGCCCATTCCATATTGCGCGACGACCACATAGGCGAGGCCGCGCTGATCGCGTCTCAGCATCAAATCAACGATGACGCCGAGCCTCTCGCCGCTCGCGTCGATGACATTAGCGCCAACGGCCGCCGACGCAGAAAAGAGCGTCGGCACGGCGTCCGCGTGGCTGCTCTTGCGCACGGCCTTGATGCTTCCGTCCTCATGCCTTGCCTGCCTGCCCAACCACCGCCATACCCCAATCAAGTTGACCACCGTAAGAACAAGATTGGTGAGCAACAGATTGCGCTGATGGGAGTACGTCGCGGTCAAGCTCCAGGCGACGGAGCCGATTGCAAACACGACGAAACCCCACCCCGTGACGCGCGCGCCCGCGTTGGCGGCGGTCATCATCGCGGCGATCATTGTTGCGGCTGGTGCGATCCAGCCTAACGCCCATTCCCACATAAGTGACCGCCATTAGGCCCACGCCCGCGCCGTTTACCTGAAACGCGCCGTTAAAGACGCTGTTCCGACACATCAGTGGCCACGCCGGAGATAGGCCGGCGCGGGAGCGATCGCCGCCGCGGAAACCTGTCCAACTGTTCATAATGCCGGAACAAAGTTGCTGAACCCGAGTTTGTTCAGGGAGATCGAAAAGCAAAGAAAACGGCAAGGCTTGAGGTGGAGCATGATGTCAGTTCCAAGTCATCTTTTTTGTTTCTCCCATCTTCGTTGGAACTTCGTTTATCAGCGACCCCAGCATCTTTTGAGTCGAGCAGCTAGAAATCTCAGCGTCTTCTACGTTGAAGAGCCCATCTTTTCTCAAGATGACGTAGGCGTAAAAATCCAGAGGGACGAAGCCTGCGGCGTCGTTGTCGTGACGCCTGTTCTTCCAGAAGGCCTCTCACCAGACGAAATCACAAACGCGCAACATCGAGTCGTAAACGAATTGCTCGCTGATGTGCGGCCTTCGCGATGGGTTAGCTGGTACTATACGCCCATGGCGCTTCAGTTTACGCGCCATCTGACTCCCAACCTGCGCGTCTATGACAATATGGATGAGCTTTCCGCGTTTGCTGGAGCGCCGCAAGGCATTCTCGACCTCGAACGAGAGTTGATGGCCAAGAGCGAACTCATGTTCGTCGGCGGACAGAGCCTGTACGAATCCAAACGTAAGCGACACGACAACATTCACGTTTTTCCGAGCAGCGTCGACACCGCCCACTTCAAAAGCGCGCGAGAGCGCAGTGTTGACCCTCTTGATCAAAGGGAGATTCCGC
Above is a genomic segment from Methylocystis rosea containing:
- a CDS encoding acetyl-CoA C-acyltransferase, which translates into the protein MSAAAPVAIVGAARTPIGAFLGELKDVSAPQLGAYAIEAAVTRAGLAPNDIDEVVMGCVLSAGIGQAPARQAALGAGLPETTGAVTINKMCGSGMKAVMLASDQLAVGGARIAVAGGMESMSNAPYLLDRARTGYRMGHRKVLDHMFLDGLEDAYEKGRLMGSFAEDCATEYQFTREMQDQYASTSLARAQRATSDDSFAQEIAPITLGKGANARAIASDELPGNAKAQDIARLKPAFREDGTITAANASAISDGAAALALMRVDEAERAGATPLAIIRDYVTVAGAPSRFSVMPIEAIRKLLDRVGWAARDVDLFEINEAFAVVAMAAMRELDLPHEKVNVHGGACALGHPIGASGARIIVTLLAALEAKGLKRGVAALCIGGGEATAMAIERLG
- a CDS encoding 3-hydroxyisobutyryl-CoA hydrolase; the protein is MDLIASREGRLGRILLNRPQALNTLTLPMVREFRRALDDFGGDASICAVLVTGAGDRGLCAGGDVRILYELEPAQKRLFADFWREEYELNARIASFPKPYVVIMDGVVMGGGVGISAHGNRRVVTERSRVAMPEVGIGFFPDVGATWLLSRAREIGAYLALSATSVAAADAIEAGLADVLIHAEDISPLIDALATIGAAEDVDVALRRLARHPGNGRLSLHRPLLAAATAHDQVDDIIAAFEREGSEFSLRAAEDISAKSPTALKVTRALLLRAAGAPDVETCLTNEFEAACRMLATHDLYEGIRAAIIDKDRRPKWSPDRLDAVSDETVEDILAGDDTPLPAFKSWDSTPYSAWRG
- a CDS encoding acyl-CoA dehydrogenase family protein, translating into MSSYFELSAEQQAIRELARDFGRDRLAPFALDWDREHVFPTDTLREAAALGMAAIFVREASGGAGLTRFDGVLIFEALAMGCPTIAAYLSIHNMCAALIDAFGTERQINAWLPGLATMEVLSSYCLTESGSGSDAAALRTQARRSGDHYVLNGAKQFISGAGAGGADHLYVVMARTGESGPQGISAFVVEGGAPGLSFGALERKMGWNAQPTRAVIFDDCRVPADNLIGREGDGFKIAMAALDGGRLNIAACSLGGAQSAFDHSLRYMASRKAFGRALDEFQALQFRLADMATQLEVSRTFLWRAAAALDVKAPDATTLCAMAKRVVTDAGFTVANEALQLHGGYGYLSEYGVEKIVRDLRVHQILEGTNEIMRVIIARSLLK
- a CDS encoding hydroxymethylglutaryl-CoA lyase — its product is MSVPAHVNIVEVGPRDGLQNEKVMLSPQIRAELIRRLAAAGLSRIEAGSFVSPTAVPQMAHTDETLALAPRQNVRLSVLVPNLRGLAAALSAGADEIAVFAAASETFSKRNINCSIEESLTRYAKVVAEARRYGVMARGYISCVLGCPYEGDVDSGRVASVAGALLDMGCFEVSLGDTIGVGAPLPARRMVERVARVAPLDKIAVHFHDTYGQALANIFACLEVGVSVVDSSLAGLGGCPFAPGAAGNVATEDVVYMLERMDVETGVSLDRLLEAGAFACRELKRAPASRVAQAYAARCGDPTEAPCDADLPKSFDATD
- a CDS encoding acetyl/propionyl/methylcrotonyl-CoA carboxylase subunit alpha, with amino-acid sequence MMRKLLIANRGEIACRIMRTAKRLGVTSVAVYSEADAHALHVELADEAYLLGPAPARDSYLSIGKIIEVARRSGADAIHPGYGFLAENADFAEACSANGLIFVGPPPHAMRLLGSKSEAKAAMMRAGVPVAPGASGGDDAELFEAARAIGLPLLVKASAGGGGRGMRIVRAPEELSAAIESARREAGAAFGDDTLFIEKYFSGYKHVEIQIFADSHGNVVSFLERDCSMQRRHQKIIEETPAPGLTPSLRAQMSDAAIRASRAAGYTGAGTVEFLVGEDHFYFLEMNTRLQVEHPVTEMVSKQDLVEWQLRVACGAPLPLTQSELRMSGCAIEARICAEDPARGFMPSVGEIAHFRAPRQAPFLRIDSGVRAGDRVTPYYDSLLAKLIVFGENREQALRRLQAGLEEVEIVGVATNLDLLRAISKSDGMAAGDYDTEYVGSNIAMLTCAAAPSTDSDRVLLAAAAAVLLADSRRSALEASRSLGDDWSPWAGTDAWRLYECADHELRVTQAGRTLVAQIMRPQDGGFLLNFGDAVTEVGVQTVAGRLSLLVDGVKHEVSTVALDNGLVVILRGKNYVIHWAKAATSSQSEGPSDERVLAPMPATVTRVAVKSGDAVSKGETLVVLEAMKMEIAMAAPHDGVVKSVACEAGDMAIEGAELVTILRKDEE